One part of the Parabacteroides distasonis ATCC 8503 genome encodes these proteins:
- a CDS encoding GH92 family glycosyl hydrolase produces the protein MNFIHKPLMSGIAICLTFFAYSCATPEKMENKTDFTAYVDPYIGSGEHGHVFVGANVPFGAVQVGPQNIFKGWDWCSGYHYSDSIIIGFSHTHLSGTGCSDLGDILLMPYTGEVRTARGEQDNIEGAASSYYKHANEAVAPGYYSLLMDNGVKAELTATERVALHRYTYPSGSEHRLLINLKEGIGDKAYDTYLKKIDEYTIEGYRFSKGWSPRHKVFFTLKCDQPIESLAVFNDDEAAGNDELTGESVKGVITFKGDAPTALVKVAISSVSCENALANLRTELSHWDFDEVRNEAIDKWNDQLSCISIDTKDERAKKIFYTAMYHAFIAPTLYCDANGDFRGHDDKVYTNNTWKNYSTFSLWDTYRTLHPLFTIIKPQYVSDLVNSMLSIYDQQEKLPIWPLIGGETDQMPGYSAVPIIADAYLKGFTGFDADRAYRYMVASSVYEKQNGVPYVLEKGYIPCDKVREATSIAMEYAADDWGIALMAKKMGKTEDYQNYLKRGKYYTQYFDKDINFIRPKMNDGSWRTPYDPIQSIHSVGDFCEGNGWHYTFFVPQHPEGLIELMGGDAPFISKLDSLFLVEGELGENASPDISGLIGMYAHGNEPSHHVTYLYPYAGEQWKTAEKVRYIQDVFYTDQPEGIIGNEDCGQMSAWHIMSALGFYQVNPSNGVFVFGSPLFDKASVHLPEGKTFEVVAQNNSKENVYIQSVLLNGKPYNNSYILYDDIVKGGNLTFVMGNTPNKEFGAAPENRPKTAE, from the coding sequence ATGAATTTCATTCATAAACCATTAATGTCAGGCATAGCGATATGCCTGACATTTTTCGCATACTCCTGTGCTACACCGGAGAAGATGGAAAACAAGACAGACTTTACCGCATATGTAGATCCTTATATCGGATCGGGAGAGCACGGACACGTATTTGTCGGGGCGAACGTTCCGTTTGGAGCTGTTCAGGTAGGTCCTCAGAATATTTTTAAGGGATGGGACTGGTGTTCCGGTTATCATTACTCCGATAGTATCATTATCGGATTTAGTCATACGCATTTGAGCGGAACCGGATGTTCTGATCTGGGGGATATCCTTCTGATGCCTTATACGGGCGAGGTACGTACCGCCCGTGGCGAGCAAGATAATATAGAGGGAGCCGCTTCTTCCTATTATAAACATGCCAACGAAGCCGTAGCTCCGGGATATTACTCTTTGCTGATGGATAATGGCGTAAAGGCGGAGTTGACAGCGACCGAGCGTGTAGCCTTACATCGTTATACGTATCCGTCGGGAAGTGAGCATCGCCTCTTGATCAACTTGAAGGAGGGTATCGGTGATAAAGCGTATGACACTTATTTGAAGAAGATTGATGAGTACACGATCGAGGGGTACCGCTTTTCCAAAGGTTGGAGCCCACGTCACAAAGTATTCTTTACGTTGAAATGTGATCAGCCGATCGAGTCTTTGGCTGTATTCAACGATGATGAGGCCGCAGGTAATGATGAGTTGACGGGCGAGTCCGTTAAGGGAGTGATTACCTTTAAGGGAGATGCCCCGACCGCCTTGGTAAAGGTCGCTATCTCTTCCGTAAGTTGTGAGAATGCCTTGGCTAACTTACGTACGGAGCTTTCTCATTGGGATTTCGACGAGGTTCGTAACGAGGCTATCGATAAATGGAATGACCAATTGTCTTGTATCTCCATCGATACGAAAGATGAGCGTGCCAAGAAGATTTTCTATACCGCCATGTACCATGCGTTTATCGCTCCGACGTTGTATTGCGACGCGAATGGCGATTTCCGTGGCCATGACGATAAGGTGTATACGAACAATACTTGGAAGAACTATTCCACTTTCTCTCTATGGGATACGTATCGTACCTTGCATCCGTTGTTCACGATTATCAAGCCTCAATATGTGTCGGATTTGGTGAACTCGATGTTAAGCATTTACGACCAGCAAGAGAAATTACCGATCTGGCCGTTGATTGGTGGTGAGACGGACCAAATGCCGGGATATAGCGCTGTGCCTATTATCGCAGATGCCTATCTGAAAGGTTTTACCGGCTTTGACGCCGACCGTGCGTATCGTTATATGGTTGCTTCATCTGTCTATGAGAAGCAAAACGGGGTGCCGTACGTGTTGGAAAAAGGCTATATCCCTTGTGATAAGGTACGTGAGGCTACTTCTATCGCGATGGAATATGCCGCTGATGATTGGGGTATCGCCTTGATGGCGAAAAAAATGGGCAAGACGGAGGATTACCAAAATTACTTGAAACGTGGTAAATATTATACGCAGTATTTCGATAAGGATATCAACTTTATCCGTCCGAAAATGAATGATGGCAGCTGGCGTACGCCGTACGATCCGATCCAGTCCATACATAGCGTAGGCGATTTCTGTGAGGGAAATGGCTGGCATTATACATTCTTCGTGCCCCAGCATCCGGAAGGCTTGATCGAGTTGATGGGTGGTGACGCTCCGTTTATCTCGAAACTGGATTCTTTGTTCTTGGTGGAAGGTGAGTTAGGGGAGAACGCCTCTCCGGATATCAGTGGCTTGATCGGCATGTACGCCCATGGAAATGAGCCGAGCCATCATGTTACTTACTTGTATCCTTACGCCGGCGAGCAATGGAAGACAGCCGAGAAAGTTCGTTACATTCAAGATGTGTTCTATACCGACCAGCCGGAAGGCATCATCGGAAACGAGGATTGTGGCCAGATGTCCGCTTGGCATATCATGTCTGCCTTGGGATTTTACCAAGTGAATCCTTCCAATGGCGTATTCGTGTTCGGTAGCCCGTTATTCGATAAGGCTTCCGTTCATTTGCCGGAGGGTAAGACTTTCGAGGTCGTAGCCCAGAACAACAGCAAGGAGAATGTATATATCCAATCCGTGTTGCTAAATGGTAAACCTTATAACAATTCTTATATTCTGTATGATGATATCGTGAAGGGAGGGAATCTTACCTTTGTGATGGGCAACACGCCGAATAAGGAGTTCGGAGCTGCCCCGGAAAATCGTCCGAAGACGGCTGAGTAA